Proteins encoded together in one Falco peregrinus isolate bFalPer1 chromosome 2, bFalPer1.pri, whole genome shotgun sequence window:
- the RFLNB gene encoding refilin-B → MVGRLSLREVPDLPDMRKRGDAGLDSPDSGLPPSPGPAPPPWLLSSGSPDRAATNGLPESEPPAPAAANSVFSPSPVLSSCPPRLCPLSFGEGVEFDPLPPKEIRYTSSVKYDSEKHFIDDIYMPVGLSISSCSQTVICVPNCTWRNYKAEVHFEPRNKPQRFTSTTIIYPKHAKTVYTTTLDYNCRKTVRRFLSSIELETSEYLGNDCVLDGC, encoded by the exons ATGGTGGGTCGGCTCAGCCTGCGGGAGGTACCCGACCTCCCGGACATGAGGAAGCGGGGCGACGCGGGGCTCGACAGCCCCGACTCcgggctgccccccagccccgggcccgcccccccgccctgGCTCCTCTCCTCGGGCAGCCCCGACCGCGCCGCGACCAACGGGCTGCCGGAGTCCGAgccgcccgcgcccgccgccgcg AATTCTGTGTTTTCCCCCAGCCCTGTTCTCTCCAGCTGCCCTCCAAGATTGTGTCCTTTATCCTTTGGCGAAGGAGTTGAGTTTGACCCTTTACCACCGAAGGAAATAAG GTACACGTCTTCAGTTAAGTACGATTCCGAGAAGCACTTCATCGATGACATCTATATGCCAGTGGGCTTAAGCATTTCCTCTTGCAGTCAGACGGTCATCTGTGTCCCAAACTGCACGTGGCGCAATTACAAAGCAGAAGTCCACTTTGAGCCTCGCAACAAGCCCCAGCGTTTCACGAGTACCACCATCATCTACCCGAAGCACGCCAAGACTGTGTACACCACCACGCTGGATTACAACTGTCGTAAGACCGTGCGGCGGTTCCTCTCCAGCATAGAGCTGGAAACTTCGGAGTACCTTGGGAACGACTGTGTCCTGGATGGTTGCTGA